A DNA window from Daucus carota subsp. sativus chromosome 3, DH1 v3.0, whole genome shotgun sequence contains the following coding sequences:
- the LOC135151450 gene encoding uncharacterized protein LOC135151450: protein MGRRDEGVKIPMLVKEHYFHWKVKMWMHLLSLDPSYSNYIEKGPHVPVKINTALRLDGSEAEDVEVPKNPSEFTEEDENEVHKDNKAMNILFNGIDDDMFDSVINCPTTKEIWDTIQTLCEGTDQKLLNGLKLYGRIYMVKDSNLKFLRALPRDWKPMTVALRQAQNFNEYFLDKLYGILKTYELEIQQDEELEKNSKREKTVALVAEKEEEEEKALKFVIAGKASSNSACEGKKDDGKKKAKIIEKDEESSAQDELDDLDEHLAFLARKFSKLKFKRNAVSSRPFNRGNQSKPFGMVDRSKFKCFNCGLPGHFSNECRRPSSEKKGSSSENVDYRRKYFDLLKQSKEKALITEDGDWATDEGDSDNEEHVNLALMAIGDEADSSTTSNGQVKTTNKSDLSKSECKKIIDDMSNEIYNLRVSLKSLTKENVRIKGTNDLLTERNGKLETELIQMDKIKKSSELAKDELLAILKREEILKKQLEREQDNC from the exons atgggaagaagagatgaaggagtcaagattccaatgctggtcaaagaacactactttcatTGGAAAGTAAAAATGTGGATGCATCTTCTCTCCTTAGATCCTAGCTACAGCAACTatattgagaaaggaccacatgttccagtCAAAATCAATACTGCcctgagacttgatggaagtgaagcagaagatgttgaagtgcctaaaaatccttctgagtttactgaagaagatgagaatgaagtgcacaaggataacaaGGCTATGAACATTCTTtttaatggtattgatgatgatatgtttgatagtgttatcaactgCCCTActacaaaagaaatatgggacactattcaaactttatgtgaaggcactgatcaa aaaCTATTAAATGGATTAAAGTTGTATGGTAGAATCTATATGGTCaaggactcaaatctcaaattcttgagaGCCTTGCCTAGAGATTGGAAACCTATGACTGTTGCTTTGAGACAAGctcagaattttaatgaatactttCTTGACAAACTCTATGGTATTCttaagacttatgagcttgaaatacagcaggatgaagaactggaaaagaactccaagagggagaaaactgtggctcttgtagcagaaaaggaagaggaagaggagaagGCATTAAAATTTGTGATTGCTGGAAAGGCCTCAAGCAACTCTGCTTGTGAAGGAAAGAAGGATGATGGAAAGAAGAAAGCAAAAATCATTGAAAAAGATGAAGAATCTTCAGCTCAAGATGAGCTAGATGaccttgatgaacatctagcatttcttgccagaaaattctccaagctcaagTTCAAACGAAACGCTGTCAGCTCTAGACCATTCAACAGAGGAAATCAATCCAAACCATTTggtatggttgatagatcaaaattcaagtgtttCAATTGTGGTCTACCTGGACACTTCTCTAATGAGTGCAGAAGACCTTCTTCTGAAAAGAAAGGATCTTCCTCAGAAAATGTGGATTACAGAAGAAAGtattttgatctactcaagCAAAGCAAGGAGAAGGCACtcataactgaggatggtgacTGGGCTACTGATGAAGGAGATTCTGACAATGAGGAACATGTCAACCTTGCCTTGATGGCAATTGGAGATGAAgctgattcttccaccaccagCAATGGACAGGTAAAAACCACCAACAAATCTGATCTCTCTAAGTCTGAATGCAAGAAAATCATTGATGACAtgtctaatgaaatctataatcttagagtctctcttaaatctctaacaaaagaaaatgttagaattaaagggactaatgatttgcttaccgaaagaaatggaaagcttgaaacTGAATTAATCCAAATGGATAAAATCAAAAAGTCTTCTGAGCTTGCCAAAGATGAGTTGCTGGCtattctgaaaagagaagaaattctcAAAAAGCAACTGGAAAGGGAAcaagataattgctaa